The Bubalus kerabau isolate K-KA32 ecotype Philippines breed swamp buffalo chromosome X, PCC_UOA_SB_1v2, whole genome shotgun sequence genome has a segment encoding these proteins:
- the SLC25A14 gene encoding brain mitochondrial carrier protein 1 isoform X1, giving the protein MAVPPLPGRQLDYFRWYQCFRVGVAVALPTVGASASQSSDEPEQHQKSATVSHEMSGLNWKPFVYGGLASIVAEFGTFPVDLTKTRLQVQGQSIDVRFKEIKYRGMFHALFRIYKEEGVLALYSGIAPALLRQASYGTIKIGIYQSLKRLFVERLEDETLLINMICGVVSGVISSAIANPTDVLKIRMQAQGSLFQGSMIGSFIDIYQQEGTRGLWRGVVPTAQRAAIVVGVELPVYDITKKHLILSGLMGDTILTHFVSSFTCGLAGALASNPVDVVRTRMMNQRAIVGHVDLYKGTLDGILKMWKHEGFFALYKGFWPNWLRLGPWNIIFFITYEQLKRLQI; this is encoded by the exons ATGGCTGTACCACCGTTGCCGGGGCGACAGCTTGATTACTTCCGTTGGTATCAATGTTTCCGGGTTGGCGTTGCAGTGGCACTTCCGACTGTGGGAGCCTCGGCTTCCCAGTCGTCAGATGAGCCCGAGCAG caCCAGAAAAGTGCCACTGTAAGCCATGAGATGTCTGGTCTGAACTGGAAACCCTTTGTATATGGCGGCCTTGCCTCTATTGTTGCTGAGTTTG GAACTTTCCCCGTGGACCTGACCAAAACAAGACTTCAAGTTCaaggccaaagtattgatgtCCGCTTCAAAGAGATAAAATACCGAGGAATGTTTCATGCTTTGTTCCGAATCTATAAAGAAGAAGGTGTATTGGCTCTGTATTCGGG AATCGCTCCTGCTTTACTAAGACAGGCATCATATGGCACCATTAAAATTGGCATTTACCAGAGCTTGAAGAGATTATTTGTAGAACGTTTAGAAG atgaaactCTTTTAATTAATATGATATGTGGAGTAGTGTCAGGAGTGATATCTTCTGCTATAGCCAATCCCACCGATGTGCTGAAG ATTCGAATGCAGGCTCAAGGAAGCTTGTTCCAAGGCAGCATGATTGGCAGCTTCATTGATATATACCAACAAGAAGGTACCCGGGGTTTGTGGAGG GGTGTTGTCCCAACTGCTCAGCGGGCTGCCATCGTCGTGGGAGTAGAGCTACCAGTCTATGATATTACGAAGAAACACTTGATATTGTCAGGGCTGATGGGAGACACAATCTTAACTCACTTTGT TTCCAGCTTTACATGTGGcttggctggggctctggcttcCAATCCAGTTGATGTGGTACGAACTCGCATGATGAACCAGAGGGCAATTGTGGGACATGTGGACCTCTATAAGGGCACTTTGGATGGCATTTTAAAG ATGTGGAAACATGAGGGCTTTTTTGCACTCTATAAAGGATTTTGGCCAAACTGGCTTCGACTTGGACCCTGGAACATCATT TTTTTTATTACATATGAGCAGCTCAAGAGGCTTCAAATCTAA
- the SLC25A14 gene encoding brain mitochondrial carrier protein 1 isoform X4 gives MSGLNWKPFVYGGLASIVAEFGTFPVDLTKTRLQVQGQSIDVRFKEIKYRGMFHALFRIYKEEGVLALYSGIAPALLRQASYGTIKIGIYQSLKRLFVERLEDETLLINMICGVVSGVISSAIANPTDVLKIRMQAQGSLFQGSMIGSFIDIYQQEGTRGLWRGVVPTAQRAAIVVGVELPVYDITKKHLILSGLMGDTILTHFVSSFTCGLAGALASNPVDVVRTRMMNQRAIVGHVDLYKGTLDGILKMWKHEGFFALYKGFWPNWLRLGPWNIIFFITYEQLKRLQI, from the exons ATGTCTGGTCTGAACTGGAAACCCTTTGTATATGGCGGCCTTGCCTCTATTGTTGCTGAGTTTG GAACTTTCCCCGTGGACCTGACCAAAACAAGACTTCAAGTTCaaggccaaagtattgatgtCCGCTTCAAAGAGATAAAATACCGAGGAATGTTTCATGCTTTGTTCCGAATCTATAAAGAAGAAGGTGTATTGGCTCTGTATTCGGG AATCGCTCCTGCTTTACTAAGACAGGCATCATATGGCACCATTAAAATTGGCATTTACCAGAGCTTGAAGAGATTATTTGTAGAACGTTTAGAAG atgaaactCTTTTAATTAATATGATATGTGGAGTAGTGTCAGGAGTGATATCTTCTGCTATAGCCAATCCCACCGATGTGCTGAAG ATTCGAATGCAGGCTCAAGGAAGCTTGTTCCAAGGCAGCATGATTGGCAGCTTCATTGATATATACCAACAAGAAGGTACCCGGGGTTTGTGGAGG GGTGTTGTCCCAACTGCTCAGCGGGCTGCCATCGTCGTGGGAGTAGAGCTACCAGTCTATGATATTACGAAGAAACACTTGATATTGTCAGGGCTGATGGGAGACACAATCTTAACTCACTTTGT TTCCAGCTTTACATGTGGcttggctggggctctggcttcCAATCCAGTTGATGTGGTACGAACTCGCATGATGAACCAGAGGGCAATTGTGGGACATGTGGACCTCTATAAGGGCACTTTGGATGGCATTTTAAAG ATGTGGAAACATGAGGGCTTTTTTGCACTCTATAAAGGATTTTGGCCAAACTGGCTTCGACTTGGACCCTGGAACATCATT TTTTTTATTACATATGAGCAGCTCAAGAGGCTTCAAATCTAA
- the SLC25A14 gene encoding brain mitochondrial carrier protein 1 isoform X2, with product MGIFPGIILIFLRVKFATAAVIVSGHQKSATVSHEMSGLNWKPFVYGGLASIVAEFGTFPVDLTKTRLQVQGQSIDVRFKEIKYRGMFHALFRIYKEEGVLALYSGIAPALLRQASYGTIKIGIYQSLKRLFVERLEDETLLINMICGVVSGVISSAIANPTDVLKIRMQAQGSLFQGSMIGSFIDIYQQEGTRGLWRGVVPTAQRAAIVVGVELPVYDITKKHLILSGLMGDTILTHFVSSFTCGLAGALASNPVDVVRTRMMNQRAIVGHVDLYKGTLDGILKMWKHEGFFALYKGFWPNWLRLGPWNIIFFITYEQLKRLQI from the exons ATGGGTATCTTTCCCGGAATAATCCTAATTTTTCTAAGGGTGAAGTTTGCAACGGCGGCCGTGATTGTAAGCGGA caCCAGAAAAGTGCCACTGTAAGCCATGAGATGTCTGGTCTGAACTGGAAACCCTTTGTATATGGCGGCCTTGCCTCTATTGTTGCTGAGTTTG GAACTTTCCCCGTGGACCTGACCAAAACAAGACTTCAAGTTCaaggccaaagtattgatgtCCGCTTCAAAGAGATAAAATACCGAGGAATGTTTCATGCTTTGTTCCGAATCTATAAAGAAGAAGGTGTATTGGCTCTGTATTCGGG AATCGCTCCTGCTTTACTAAGACAGGCATCATATGGCACCATTAAAATTGGCATTTACCAGAGCTTGAAGAGATTATTTGTAGAACGTTTAGAAG atgaaactCTTTTAATTAATATGATATGTGGAGTAGTGTCAGGAGTGATATCTTCTGCTATAGCCAATCCCACCGATGTGCTGAAG ATTCGAATGCAGGCTCAAGGAAGCTTGTTCCAAGGCAGCATGATTGGCAGCTTCATTGATATATACCAACAAGAAGGTACCCGGGGTTTGTGGAGG GGTGTTGTCCCAACTGCTCAGCGGGCTGCCATCGTCGTGGGAGTAGAGCTACCAGTCTATGATATTACGAAGAAACACTTGATATTGTCAGGGCTGATGGGAGACACAATCTTAACTCACTTTGT TTCCAGCTTTACATGTGGcttggctggggctctggcttcCAATCCAGTTGATGTGGTACGAACTCGCATGATGAACCAGAGGGCAATTGTGGGACATGTGGACCTCTATAAGGGCACTTTGGATGGCATTTTAAAG ATGTGGAAACATGAGGGCTTTTTTGCACTCTATAAAGGATTTTGGCCAAACTGGCTTCGACTTGGACCCTGGAACATCATT TTTTTTATTACATATGAGCAGCTCAAGAGGCTTCAAATCTAA
- the SLC25A14 gene encoding brain mitochondrial carrier protein 1 isoform X3: protein MGIFPGIILIFLRVKFATAAVIHQKSATVSHEMSGLNWKPFVYGGLASIVAEFGTFPVDLTKTRLQVQGQSIDVRFKEIKYRGMFHALFRIYKEEGVLALYSGIAPALLRQASYGTIKIGIYQSLKRLFVERLEDETLLINMICGVVSGVISSAIANPTDVLKIRMQAQGSLFQGSMIGSFIDIYQQEGTRGLWRGVVPTAQRAAIVVGVELPVYDITKKHLILSGLMGDTILTHFVSSFTCGLAGALASNPVDVVRTRMMNQRAIVGHVDLYKGTLDGILKMWKHEGFFALYKGFWPNWLRLGPWNIIFFITYEQLKRLQI, encoded by the exons ATGGGTATCTTTCCCGGAATAATCCTAATTTTTCTAAGGGTGAAGTTTGCAACGGCGGCCGTGATT caCCAGAAAAGTGCCACTGTAAGCCATGAGATGTCTGGTCTGAACTGGAAACCCTTTGTATATGGCGGCCTTGCCTCTATTGTTGCTGAGTTTG GAACTTTCCCCGTGGACCTGACCAAAACAAGACTTCAAGTTCaaggccaaagtattgatgtCCGCTTCAAAGAGATAAAATACCGAGGAATGTTTCATGCTTTGTTCCGAATCTATAAAGAAGAAGGTGTATTGGCTCTGTATTCGGG AATCGCTCCTGCTTTACTAAGACAGGCATCATATGGCACCATTAAAATTGGCATTTACCAGAGCTTGAAGAGATTATTTGTAGAACGTTTAGAAG atgaaactCTTTTAATTAATATGATATGTGGAGTAGTGTCAGGAGTGATATCTTCTGCTATAGCCAATCCCACCGATGTGCTGAAG ATTCGAATGCAGGCTCAAGGAAGCTTGTTCCAAGGCAGCATGATTGGCAGCTTCATTGATATATACCAACAAGAAGGTACCCGGGGTTTGTGGAGG GGTGTTGTCCCAACTGCTCAGCGGGCTGCCATCGTCGTGGGAGTAGAGCTACCAGTCTATGATATTACGAAGAAACACTTGATATTGTCAGGGCTGATGGGAGACACAATCTTAACTCACTTTGT TTCCAGCTTTACATGTGGcttggctggggctctggcttcCAATCCAGTTGATGTGGTACGAACTCGCATGATGAACCAGAGGGCAATTGTGGGACATGTGGACCTCTATAAGGGCACTTTGGATGGCATTTTAAAG ATGTGGAAACATGAGGGCTTTTTTGCACTCTATAAAGGATTTTGGCCAAACTGGCTTCGACTTGGACCCTGGAACATCATT TTTTTTATTACATATGAGCAGCTCAAGAGGCTTCAAATCTAA